In Candidatus Margulisiibacteriota bacterium, the following proteins share a genomic window:
- a CDS encoding glycosyltransferase family 4 protein, giving the protein MDQPKKLKICFIGWSDSIHVQRWVQWFAERGHEVHLLSNSDCQVAGVTVHSLAGKRRGGGPAEPAKGTGKTGPIKELLAKLKFYYLSYLRYPLYIYRARKIIRELRPDILQAFYIGFGGYVGIFTGFHPFMICTGGADIMFFPRKFMLHRLMTRYVLKRADFIVHPSEESNQLAIKLGAPAERTAYQHFGVDLALFNPKVDPGPLLDRLGLRGRPVILSTRGLYDQYYNISGLLKAFALVVSAVPTARLILKYYSAPEINKFEDLAKTLGIYDKIIWVGKSEYESMGQYYRCAEVYVSLSYTDSGSLSMLEAMACGTTPVVSDLPNIREWIKPGWNGYLLKPDDVQGAAAAIIKVISDRAERTLYGERNVKLIEERADQNKCYRNLEKIAYGLVVLGAAGNKGR; this is encoded by the coding sequence ATGGATCAACCCAAAAAATTAAAAATATGTTTTATCGGCTGGTCCGACAGCATCCATGTGCAACGCTGGGTCCAATGGTTTGCCGAGCGGGGGCATGAGGTCCACCTGCTGTCTAATTCGGATTGTCAGGTGGCCGGCGTGACCGTTCATTCTCTGGCGGGAAAGCGGCGGGGAGGCGGTCCAGCCGAACCGGCGAAGGGGACGGGCAAGACCGGACCGATCAAAGAGCTCCTGGCGAAACTTAAGTTTTATTATTTGAGTTACCTGCGGTATCCGCTTTATATTTATCGGGCCAGAAAAATAATTCGCGAATTGCGGCCGGACATTCTGCAGGCTTTTTATATCGGGTTTGGCGGATACGTCGGCATTTTTACCGGTTTTCATCCTTTTATGATCTGCACCGGCGGGGCCGATATCATGTTCTTCCCGAGAAAATTCATGTTGCACCGCTTAATGACGAGATATGTTCTCAAACGGGCCGATTTTATCGTTCATCCTTCGGAAGAGTCGAACCAGCTCGCGATAAAGCTGGGGGCGCCGGCGGAACGGACCGCCTATCAGCATTTCGGCGTTGATCTGGCGCTTTTCAATCCGAAAGTCGATCCCGGGCCGCTGCTTGACAGATTGGGGCTGCGCGGCCGGCCGGTTATTTTAAGCACGCGGGGCTTGTATGATCAATATTATAATATTTCCGGGCTGCTTAAAGCCTTCGCGCTGGTCGTTTCGGCTGTGCCGACCGCGCGGCTGATTCTTAAATATTATTCCGCGCCCGAAATTAATAAATTTGAAGATCTCGCCAAGACCCTTGGAATATATGATAAAATCATTTGGGTCGGGAAATCCGAATACGAAAGCATGGGCCAGTACTACCGCTGCGCCGAAGTTTACGTTTCTCTGTCTTACACCGACTCCGGGTCCCTGTCGATGCTTGAGGCGATGGCTTGCGGGACTACCCCGGTGGTTTCGGATTTACCCAATATCAGGGAATGGATCAAACCCGGCTGGAACGGCTACCTTCTTAAGCCCGACGATGTTCAAGGGGCCGCCGCCGCGATTATTAAAGTAATCAGCGACCGGGCGGAACGAACGTTGTACGGGGAGCGGAACGTCAAGCTTATTGAAGAACGGGCCGATCAGAACAAATGTTACCGAAATCTGGAAAAGATCGCTTACGGATTGGTCGTGCTTGGCGCCGCCGGCAATAAAGGCAGGTAA
- a CDS encoding glycosyltransferase family 1 protein has protein sequence MKVMINALSAKLGGGITYIQNIVPRLVKTDPDKEYELLVSNENYEKLCDKELLASRVKIVIIKVSGLINRLLKEQLVVPWMIYAKRIDVLFCPANIVPFLAPCKKVLWIQNIDPFVQVAGEPLLRRLRIWLLKQITVLSMRFSDVVIFSSNYSRELALKATGIDRKKTRRIFLGADVRRFSIADEDRPRSGILSVSNISGRKNYEILIKAYDSLPPEIKKRHKLKLVGAVDGKYRDELLALCVNSESRGNIIFTGMLTGDNLTRAYAESLIFVLPSLVESFSLPIIEAMAAGMPVIASNATCLPEMIGTSGLTFDPFNQQELAELIVKLIGNEALRRELSDKGREKAQKFTWDNTVIEIIKLFGEMK, from the coding sequence ATGAAGGTCATGATCAACGCTCTTTCCGCCAAGCTTGGCGGCGGCATAACTTATATTCAAAACATTGTTCCGCGCCTGGTAAAAACGGATCCCGACAAAGAATATGAATTATTGGTTTCCAATGAGAATTACGAAAAACTTTGCGACAAAGAATTGCTCGCCAGCCGCGTTAAGATCGTTATCATCAAAGTATCCGGCCTGATCAACCGCTTGCTGAAAGAGCAGCTTGTCGTTCCTTGGATGATCTATGCTAAAAGGATCGATGTTCTTTTCTGCCCGGCTAATATCGTCCCGTTTTTAGCCCCATGCAAAAAAGTGCTTTGGATCCAAAATATCGATCCGTTCGTTCAGGTGGCTGGGGAGCCGCTCTTGCGGCGCCTGCGGATCTGGCTGTTGAAACAGATTACCGTTCTTTCGATGAGATTCTCCGACGTCGTCATTTTTTCCTCCAATTATTCAAGGGAGCTGGCGTTGAAAGCGACCGGGATCGACCGAAAAAAAACGCGGCGGATCTTTTTGGGCGCCGATGTCCGGCGGTTTTCCATAGCGGACGAGGACAGGCCGCGCAGCGGAATCCTTTCGGTTTCGAATATTTCCGGACGAAAAAATTATGAAATCCTGATCAAGGCCTACGATTCACTGCCGCCGGAAATTAAAAAGCGGCATAAATTGAAACTTGTCGGCGCGGTTGATGGTAAATATCGCGACGAACTGCTGGCGCTGTGCGTTAATTCGGAATCGCGTGGTAACATTATTTTTACCGGCATGCTCACGGGCGACAATCTGACCCGGGCTTATGCCGAGTCGCTGATCTTCGTTCTGCCGTCGCTGGTGGAGAGCTTCAGCTTGCCGATAATCGAAGCGATGGCCGCCGGCATGCCGGTGATCGCCTCGAACGCGACCTGTCTGCCGGAAATGATCGGGACTTCCGGCCTGACCTTTGATCCGTTCAATCAGCAAGAGCTGGCTGAATTAATCGTTAAATTGATCGGTAATGAGGCTTTGCGCCGGGAATTATCGGACAAGGGAAGGGAGAAGGCGCAGAAATTTACTTGGGACAATACGGTAATCGAGATAATTAAATTATTTGGAGAGATGAAATGA